The window AGACTCCGGAAGCCACGTGCTGAGCCTTCatcgaacaatctcggctcatgtgCACAGACAGTTTGCAATAGTAGCAAACTGAATGTCCTAAGGTGCAAGCTGATGTGATGTGATCCCTGGACCCACATTGAGTGCAATGAATGCCGCTGGCGGGCTATTTTCGGTTCTATTGAGGAGGTTagaaacgtcctgatgaagatcgcccTGACTTCTGAAGCCGACtagatgccccagaagtaccctggcCCGACTGACTGCGACCACTTTGCTACTGTTCGGTAGCCTGTGGCTGCTGGGTCTGCCCTGAAGCCCGATCcatctgcttccttttcttgtccggatACGCTCTCTGTTGAACTGACTCAATCATAAATGTTTTATCCTATACCTCTATGTAAGTCGAATTACCAAAACCCGCAATCTTTACTTGCAGATAtccatccagtccctggacaaactgaagcatacgagacctgtcctcagcaactaactCTAGataaaatctggccaaccgattaaatttgaCATTGTATTCTATCACTATGCGGTTgttctgccgaagactcagaaaatcttgACAGCGTGTCATCTGATATGACCGTGGAAAGTACCAGCTCTCAAAAGCCTTTCTAAATCTCGCCCAGGTGATATGCTGCTCGCCTATTATCAAACGCTGCGTATCCCACCAGATGTCGGCCTCGTCtcgtaaatggtaagcagccagctctgccttctccaactcggagcaagccatacaGAAAAAAAGTCCTCTCCATAGTTTCTATCTAAGACTGAGctacgctcggatcagtctccccgtggaatagtgtgaatcgacttttcatcgactctgccaaagcTTGGATTCGGGCTCATGCCGCAATCATATCAGTAGGTTGAGTAGTGATCGCCGCGgaaactggcggaaccactggagctggtaccACAAGTGGTACCGTTGGATAGGCCGGGGGAGGTACCCCTGGTACTTCTACATAAGTCGGGGCAAGTACCActggtggcactgcagggtcaaTATAGGCAGGAGCGGCTGGAGGTACGATAGGTGATGGTACCAGGTACGCCTTAGGCACTACTGGAGGAGGTGTCGAATACGCCGTAACAGGCACAGGTGGTGGTGGTGCCGGGTACGCAGTAGGTACTGCTGGTGGTACAGTGAATACTGTAGGGGTGGGTAACTCTGGAGAAGGGACCGTCGGAATCCGAGTGCtcgacgcgcccgcagtatcttgaggagtctgtccctgactgacatgCTCTATCCCAACAGACCTCTCTGGAGACTCCGTCGCCAGAGATTCCGACGCTCTCTTGCGTGGTCGTCCTGCACCACGTCTCGACACGAGAACACGTGTACTTCaactcatatctgttaaatttaTTACCCAGGTATTAATACAAGTGCCTAAATTATAAAATGaatcatcatacctatttgccgtctggagatgtttcaTCGTTGCCAAATCCCCAATTATGACATTTCCTTGACGAGGTCAAATAATacctcaaaattttgaaataagaaaATCAATGAAAATCTGTATAAATCTAAAAATACCCAGATTCACTCGCAAAACCTGGGCTCTGACACCAAATAAATAGTcacaccccgggggagtccctgttagaggaaatttcggcaacatctacACTGTACGGATGACAATCTGGGACCTAACTACATAGCCCTCAAGGCTCACAATCATTAGCCAACACGGCTATAACATATATCATACTATAATAAAACAATCCACACAGTTAATAATAAATcagctgtaacgacccggccctcttggcccatttagcggcccatttggcgacctctcatgtcgtcgaccgtcgattTGGTCGCAGCGACCCTTGATGTCGTTACTCACTGAGATGATCTTCCATTGGTTTTTGCCTCccgattcgaactctaaacctaaGACTTAAGTAGGTTTAGAGTTCAACTCGGGAGGCAAAACCACGccgtgggaagacctagtgagtaacgacacggccaagggtcgtcggtcgacgacatgagaggtcgccaaatgggccgacgacataagggccgacggtcgacgacatgagaggtcgccaaatgggccgccaaatgggccaaga is drawn from Zingiber officinale cultivar Zhangliang chromosome 1B, Zo_v1.1, whole genome shotgun sequence and contains these coding sequences:
- the LOC122040026 gene encoding vegetative cell wall protein gp1-like, whose protein sequence is MKHLQTANSTRVLVSRRGAGRPRKRASESLATESPERSVGIEHVSQGQTPQDTAGASSTRIPTVPSPELPTPTVFTVPPAVPTAYPAPPPPVPVTAYSTPPPVVPKAYLVPSPIVPPAAPAYIDPAVPPVVLAPTYVEVPGVPPPAYPTVPLVVPAPVVPPVSAAITTQPTDMIAA